The following are encoded in a window of Amycolatopsis lexingtonensis genomic DNA:
- a CDS encoding trypsin-like peptidase domain-containing protein, translating into MGFERERRRWRVRLHDELGRVCGAGTVLDEYHVLTSAHVVETAGGPKSALTVDFVGLAEALPGAATVVEGCWVPSDGGGHGDLALLRLERPESRVFRAPLHRMPLGEHQLVRAFGFPPGSVGRWTHARLGAPEPTGGEWVRLFRTTEAEPLGPGFGGTAVLDEATGHVVGVVVGKDSGTWMVPVETMLGHLPQLSIWTSGSPAVDASFSRPVGEAVDVSFVRQVADWFAKAEPGTVWVVDTGEAGSPVAAALRFGIVLADRERSLGVAGLPPAFGPMPPAGSVDLAVDATGRTADAVRHRIADRLTNGVAGRTLVVDAIDDSAEPDRLVGEVLAPLAGRAAELGLRLLLGFREESSPGVAAVRAGTAAARPAPDDLAGRLEVLTQAVAELAEIEAYQLRVATRFTGVAMLPARAHRLRGALKQLRSAEVDGDAEWVERHIDSHEHAVAPAVEDGRRQRAVLDGLMARREELRARLAGDHELAREHGLAADPELEQAYAPAKRLLIDGPCELTAAATAVDTYAAAVRARLEDRP; encoded by the coding sequence ATGGGGTTCGAGCGTGAGCGACGACGCTGGCGGGTCCGGCTGCACGACGAACTCGGCCGGGTGTGCGGGGCGGGCACGGTACTGGACGAGTACCACGTGCTCACGAGCGCGCACGTCGTCGAGACCGCCGGCGGACCGAAGTCCGCGCTGACCGTCGACTTCGTCGGGCTGGCCGAGGCGCTGCCCGGCGCCGCGACCGTCGTCGAGGGCTGCTGGGTGCCTTCCGACGGCGGCGGCCACGGCGATCTCGCCCTGTTGCGCCTGGAACGCCCCGAATCGCGCGTTTTCCGCGCCCCGCTGCACCGCATGCCGCTGGGCGAACACCAGCTGGTGCGCGCCTTCGGGTTCCCGCCCGGCTCGGTCGGCCGGTGGACGCACGCCCGGCTCGGCGCCCCGGAACCGACCGGCGGCGAGTGGGTCCGCCTGTTCCGCACCACCGAAGCCGAACCGCTGGGCCCCGGGTTCGGCGGCACCGCGGTGCTCGACGAGGCGACCGGCCACGTCGTCGGCGTGGTCGTCGGCAAGGACAGCGGGACGTGGATGGTCCCCGTCGAGACGATGCTCGGGCACCTGCCGCAGCTGAGCATCTGGACGTCCGGCAGCCCGGCCGTCGACGCCAGCTTCTCGCGCCCGGTCGGCGAAGCCGTCGACGTCTCGTTCGTGCGGCAGGTCGCGGACTGGTTCGCGAAGGCCGAGCCCGGCACCGTCTGGGTGGTCGACACCGGCGAGGCGGGCTCGCCCGTCGCGGCGGCCCTGCGGTTCGGCATCGTCCTCGCCGACCGCGAACGCTCGCTCGGGGTGGCGGGCCTGCCGCCCGCGTTCGGGCCGATGCCGCCGGCGGGCAGCGTCGACCTGGCCGTCGACGCCACCGGACGTACCGCCGACGCCGTCCGCCACCGCATCGCCGACCGGCTGACGAACGGCGTCGCGGGCCGCACCCTGGTCGTCGACGCGATCGACGACTCCGCCGAACCCGACCGGCTCGTCGGCGAGGTGCTCGCGCCGCTGGCCGGCCGCGCCGCCGAACTCGGCCTCCGCCTGCTGCTCGGCTTCCGCGAGGAGTCGTCGCCGGGGGTGGCGGCGGTGCGCGCGGGCACGGCCGCGGCCCGCCCGGCCCCGGACGACCTCGCCGGCCGGCTCGAGGTGCTGACGCAGGCCGTGGCGGAGCTGGCGGAGATCGAGGCGTACCAGCTGCGCGTCGCGACGCGCTTCACGGGCGTGGCGATGCTCCCGGCCCGCGCCCATCGTCTGCGCGGCGCCCTCAAGCAGCTGCGTTCGGCCGAGGTCGACGGCGACGCGGAGTGGGTGGAGCGCCACATCGACAGCCACGAGCACGCGGTCGCCCCGGCGGTCGAGGACGGCCGCCGCCAGCGCGCGGTCCTCGACGGACTGATGGCCCGCCGCGAGGAGTTGCGCGCCCGCCTGGCGGGCGACCACGAGCTGGCCCGGGAGCACGGCTTGGCCGCCGATCCGGAACTGGAGCAGGCGTACGCCCCGGCGAAGCGCCTGCTGATCGACGGCCCCTGCGAGCTGACGGCAGCGGCCACGGCGGTCGACACCTACGCGGCCGCGGTCCGGGCCCGCCTGGAAGACCGCCCCTGA
- a CDS encoding TetR/AcrR family transcriptional regulator, which translates to MSGGTKQKLFEATLELSKSRGLVGLTVDDIAAAAGVAKGTVYYNFGSKDGLVDALLRYGVDMLALRLRSAVSDADPLDVIEAQVDTTLEFIAQYPGFSQILVSELWRTPGQWHGTLSLLREEIISIVKQQLSRLDAQERLPEGVEIPTAAAGLFGTMLVVALDWQVFGPQRTRAEVRDAVMVLIRGLGRR; encoded by the coding sequence GTGAGCGGCGGGACGAAGCAGAAGCTCTTCGAGGCCACGCTGGAGCTCTCCAAGAGCCGGGGCCTCGTGGGCCTGACCGTCGACGACATCGCCGCCGCGGCGGGGGTCGCGAAGGGGACGGTGTACTACAACTTCGGCTCGAAGGACGGGCTGGTCGACGCCCTGCTGCGGTACGGCGTCGACATGCTCGCGCTCCGGCTGCGCTCGGCGGTTTCGGACGCGGATCCGCTGGACGTGATCGAGGCGCAGGTCGACACGACGCTGGAGTTCATCGCCCAGTACCCGGGGTTCTCGCAGATCCTGGTGAGCGAGCTGTGGCGGACGCCGGGCCAGTGGCACGGGACGCTTTCGCTGCTGCGCGAAGAGATCATCTCGATCGTGAAGCAGCAGCTGTCGCGGCTGGACGCGCAGGAGCGGCTGCCGGAGGGCGTGGAGATCCCGACGGCGGCGGCCGGGCTGTTCGGGACGATGCTGGTGGTGGCGCTGGACTGGCAGGTGTTCGGGCCGCAGCGGACGAGGGCGGAGGTCCGGGACGCGGTGATGGTCCTGATCCGTGGCCTGGGCCGCCGCTGA
- a CDS encoding YhgE/Pip domain-containing protein gives MNAFRIARNELRRLSTGTMPKLALVALVLVPLLYASFYLYANYDPYGRLDKLPAAVFTSDTGAKDSSGQQRNVGREVTDELVKSGTFQWHEVSEQEARDGVRDDKYSFAIGIPSGFSAALLSVGNFQPQQATITLTTNDANNYLSGTIAKQVAEQVRKTIAEKVGSEAADRFLVGFSTIYAKIQEASTGASQLADGATQLKSGQQQLADGAAKLADGSSTLATGLGTLKSGTASLPSQTQQLANGASQVAAGDQKVADAASIAATASSDIQGKLDSYRSQLQTDLRDAGVPEAQVQAILAKADQLRSPVDQANGKIQQANGDLAKLADGARQVSDGAAKLAAASPQLASGIAQASDGANQLRDGASQLSDGEKTAVNGTNQLSDGAVKLRDGLAAGLQQIPNPDDPTRNATANTIADPVAVNANGEASAGTYGAGLAPFFISLATWIGAFVLFLILRPLSTRALTAGAAPFRVAVGGWLSSALLGVAQVIVLFGAVTWLVGIHIAHPLGAIGFAVLVSLTFTSVVHALNAFFGAVGKFLGLVLLVLQLVSAGGTFPWQTIPDALYPLHVVLPMGYAIDGFRHLFYSGATVQILGDIGVLLAYLVGGILVSTLAARKRRVWTVSALKPELSL, from the coding sequence ATGAACGCCTTCCGGATCGCGCGCAACGAACTGCGCCGCCTGTCCACCGGCACGATGCCCAAGCTCGCGCTGGTCGCGCTCGTGCTGGTGCCGCTGCTCTACGCGTCCTTCTACCTCTACGCGAACTACGACCCCTACGGCCGTCTCGACAAGCTGCCCGCCGCGGTCTTCACCAGCGACACCGGCGCGAAGGACTCGAGCGGCCAGCAGCGCAACGTCGGCCGCGAGGTGACCGACGAGCTGGTCAAGTCCGGCACCTTCCAGTGGCACGAGGTGTCCGAGCAGGAGGCCCGCGACGGCGTCCGCGACGACAAGTACTCGTTCGCCATCGGCATCCCGAGCGGCTTCTCGGCCGCGCTGCTGTCGGTCGGCAACTTCCAGCCGCAGCAGGCGACGATCACGCTGACCACCAACGACGCCAACAACTACCTCTCCGGCACCATCGCGAAGCAGGTCGCCGAGCAGGTGCGCAAGACGATCGCGGAGAAGGTCGGCAGCGAGGCCGCGGACCGGTTCCTGGTCGGCTTCTCCACCATCTACGCCAAGATCCAGGAGGCCTCGACCGGCGCGTCCCAGCTCGCCGACGGCGCGACGCAGCTCAAGTCGGGGCAGCAGCAGCTGGCCGACGGCGCCGCGAAGCTCGCGGACGGCTCGTCGACCCTGGCGACCGGCCTCGGCACGCTCAAGAGCGGCACCGCTTCCCTGCCCTCACAGACCCAGCAGCTCGCGAACGGCGCTTCGCAGGTGGCCGCCGGGGACCAGAAGGTCGCGGACGCGGCGTCGATCGCCGCGACGGCGTCGTCCGACATCCAGGGCAAGCTCGACTCCTACCGCAGCCAGCTCCAGACCGACCTGCGCGACGCCGGCGTGCCGGAAGCGCAGGTGCAGGCGATCCTCGCGAAGGCCGACCAGCTGCGCTCCCCCGTCGACCAGGCCAACGGCAAGATCCAGCAGGCCAACGGCGACCTCGCGAAGCTGGCCGACGGCGCCCGCCAGGTGTCCGACGGCGCGGCCAAGCTCGCGGCGGCCTCCCCGCAGCTGGCGAGCGGCATCGCGCAGGCGTCCGACGGCGCGAACCAGCTCCGTGACGGCGCTTCGCAGCTCAGCGACGGAGAGAAGACGGCGGTGAACGGGACGAACCAGCTCTCGGACGGCGCCGTGAAGCTGCGCGACGGGCTGGCCGCCGGTCTCCAGCAGATCCCGAACCCGGACGACCCGACCCGCAACGCGACGGCCAACACGATCGCGGACCCGGTGGCGGTGAACGCCAACGGCGAGGCGTCGGCGGGGACGTACGGCGCGGGGCTGGCCCCGTTCTTCATCTCGCTGGCCACCTGGATCGGCGCGTTCGTGCTGTTCCTCATCCTGCGCCCGCTCTCGACGCGCGCACTGACCGCGGGCGCGGCCCCGTTCCGCGTCGCGGTGGGCGGCTGGCTGTCCTCGGCGCTGCTGGGCGTCGCGCAGGTGATCGTCCTGTTCGGCGCGGTGACCTGGCTGGTCGGCATCCACATCGCACACCCGCTGGGCGCGATCGGGTTCGCGGTGCTGGTGTCGCTGACGTTCACGTCGGTGGTGCACGCGCTCAACGCGTTCTTCGGCGCGGTCGGCAAGTTCCTCGGCCTGGTGCTGCTGGTGCTGCAGCTGGTCAGCGCGGGCGGCACGTTCCCCTGGCAGACCATCCCGGACGCGCTCTACCCGCTGCACGTGGTGCTGCCGATGGGCTACGCGATCGACGGCTTCCGCCACCTGTTCTACAGCGGGGCCACCGTGCAGATCCTGGGTGACATCGGCGTGCTGCTCGCGTACCTGGTCGGCGGGATCCTGGTGTCGACGCTGGCCGCGCGCAAGCGTCGCGTTTGGACGGTGTCCGCGCTCAAGCCCGAGCTGAGCCTGTGA
- a CDS encoding ABC transporter ATP-binding protein encodes MQVRADRVSLEGHHGTLLPPTSLTFGEGDLAIVHGDPGVGVTAFGLALAGRLKPTTGTVHAEGVDAALTELVAVVDAPGVSEPDDALSLRVVVGEELALAHRPAGKEDVAKWLAKHDAAPYAGTRFENLAPTLRTRLLTELAAERKGVRVLVLDTPDRHTSDVESWAGLAGELAGRGLAVVVLTATTPPAALPFPPARVGAAEQPEPRHFSPEPTEELPESTDGDPA; translated from the coding sequence GTGCAGGTCCGAGCCGATCGCGTGTCCCTCGAAGGGCACCACGGCACCTTGTTACCGCCCACCTCGCTGACCTTCGGCGAGGGCGACCTGGCGATCGTGCACGGCGACCCCGGCGTCGGCGTCACGGCGTTCGGCCTCGCGCTGGCCGGGCGGCTCAAGCCGACCACCGGCACGGTGCACGCCGAGGGCGTCGACGCGGCCCTGACCGAGCTCGTCGCGGTCGTCGACGCGCCGGGCGTCAGCGAGCCGGACGACGCCCTGTCCCTGCGCGTGGTCGTCGGCGAGGAGCTCGCGCTGGCGCACCGCCCGGCGGGCAAGGAAGACGTCGCGAAGTGGCTCGCCAAGCACGACGCCGCGCCGTACGCGGGCACGCGTTTCGAGAACCTCGCCCCCACCCTGCGCACGCGGCTGCTCACCGAGCTGGCCGCGGAGCGCAAGGGCGTGCGCGTGCTCGTGCTCGACACCCCGGACCGGCACACCAGCGACGTCGAGAGCTGGGCCGGGCTGGCGGGCGAGCTGGCCGGGCGCGGCCTCGCCGTCGTCGTGCTGACCGCGACCACCCCGCCGGCCGCGCTCCCCTTCCCGCCCGCGCGCGTCGGCGCCGCCGAGCAGCCGGAGCCGCGGCACTTCTCCCCCGAACCCACCGAAGAGCTCCCCGAGAGCACTGACGGAGACCCCGCATGA
- a CDS encoding GNAT family N-acetyltransferase, with translation MDIAEPLLAAHQARFAAVDALLPPAAPPAEGERLDAATAAGTQVTGVLQRHRFGAGDAPMLWSAADTWQLFPYFGDTGTEGVDVLLRALRGRLDTEATGDDSACVVLWPSRDAEAIRAFLDHGLVPLSAIGVRTAPPGEVDPAVTVRRAGPADHAAAVALAEATFDYTGLVAAPRRANTAELLAPGLRAALDEAEPPVWLAEEDGEIRALAHCAWVDSTPGSEAGELLPTGRWGYVNNVVTAPGERGNGFGRALMAHVHRELHRGGATRTYLYYNPTNPLASVFWHRQGYRPLWTSWEVRPAAALR, from the coding sequence ATGGACATCGCCGAACCGCTGCTCGCGGCGCACCAGGCGCGGTTCGCGGCGGTCGACGCGCTGCTCCCGCCCGCCGCGCCACCCGCCGAAGGCGAACGGCTGGACGCGGCCACCGCGGCCGGCACGCAGGTCACCGGTGTGCTCCAGCGGCACCGGTTCGGCGCCGGCGACGCCCCGATGCTGTGGTCGGCCGCCGACACCTGGCAGCTCTTCCCGTACTTCGGCGACACCGGCACCGAGGGCGTCGACGTGCTGCTGCGCGCGCTGCGGGGCCGCCTGGACACCGAGGCGACCGGCGACGACTCGGCGTGCGTCGTCCTCTGGCCCAGCCGGGACGCCGAGGCGATCCGCGCCTTCCTCGACCACGGCCTGGTCCCGCTGTCGGCGATCGGCGTGCGGACCGCTCCGCCGGGCGAGGTCGACCCCGCGGTCACCGTCCGCCGCGCCGGGCCCGCCGACCACGCCGCCGCGGTGGCGCTCGCCGAGGCGACCTTCGACTACACCGGCCTCGTCGCCGCGCCCCGCCGGGCCAACACCGCGGAGCTGCTGGCGCCCGGTCTGCGGGCCGCGCTCGACGAGGCCGAGCCGCCCGTCTGGCTGGCCGAAGAGGACGGCGAGATCCGCGCGCTCGCGCACTGCGCGTGGGTGGACTCGACGCCGGGGAGCGAGGCGGGCGAGCTGCTCCCCACCGGCCGCTGGGGCTACGTGAACAACGTCGTGACCGCGCCCGGCGAGCGCGGGAACGGTTTCGGCCGGGCGCTGATGGCCCACGTGCACCGGGAGCTCCACCGGGGCGGCGCCACCCGCACGTACCTCTACTACAACCCGACCAACCCGCTGGCCTCGGTGTTCTGGCACCGGCAGGGTTATCGTCCACTGTGGACGAGCTGGGAAGTGCGCCCGGCGGCGGCGCTCCGGTGA
- a CDS encoding GNAT family N-acetyltransferase, which produces MSSLEEQQNARFAALDPLLPPIAAPPAVSEPLMVTTGGLKAGGLLAHHVHAVDSWPALWGPSEIWDLTAVPGDSGAAGLAALLDAWRERLRGTRPSPDSGCTLAWPSRDTEAAAVLLAHGFAPSTCLAVRPPDPPAAPGPARVTVRRAGDGDVEALTDLRLAEWRYTSLVGTAVPRPGARALLRTEVVRSLRFSGLVWLAEDDGVPAGLAACSLAAPAPGDSIHGRLRPGRWGYVDTLSVAPAARGGGVGRALMAVAHRELLRPDALGTFLFYHPANPLSPVFWHRQGYRPLWTMWIRRPAWS; this is translated from the coding sequence GTGAGCTCCCTCGAGGAGCAGCAGAACGCGCGGTTCGCCGCGCTCGACCCGCTGCTGCCGCCGATCGCGGCCCCGCCCGCGGTGAGCGAGCCGCTGATGGTGACCACCGGCGGCCTCAAGGCGGGCGGCCTGCTGGCGCACCACGTGCACGCGGTGGACTCGTGGCCGGCGCTGTGGGGGCCGTCGGAGATCTGGGACCTGACCGCGGTGCCGGGCGACAGCGGCGCGGCGGGCCTGGCCGCGCTGCTGGACGCGTGGCGCGAGCGGCTGCGCGGGACCCGGCCGAGCCCGGACTCGGGCTGCACGCTGGCCTGGCCGAGCCGTGACACCGAGGCGGCGGCGGTGCTGCTGGCGCACGGGTTCGCGCCGTCGACGTGCCTGGCGGTGCGGCCGCCGGACCCGCCCGCGGCCCCCGGGCCGGCGCGGGTGACCGTCCGCCGCGCCGGGGACGGCGACGTCGAAGCGCTGACCGACCTGCGGCTGGCCGAGTGGCGGTACACGTCGCTGGTCGGCACCGCGGTGCCGCGGCCGGGCGCGCGGGCGCTGCTGCGCACGGAGGTCGTCCGTTCGCTGCGCTTCAGCGGCCTGGTCTGGCTCGCGGAGGACGACGGCGTGCCGGCCGGGCTGGCCGCGTGCTCGCTGGCGGCCCCGGCGCCGGGCGACAGCATCCACGGGCGGCTGCGGCCGGGCCGCTGGGGGTACGTCGACACGCTGTCGGTCGCGCCCGCGGCCCGCGGCGGCGGCGTGGGCCGGGCGCTGATGGCGGTGGCGCACCGGGAGCTGCTCCGGCCGGACGCGCTGGGGACGTTCCTCTTCTACCACCCGGCGAACCCGCTCTCGCCGGTGTTCTGGCACCGGCAGGGTTATCGTCCACTGTGGACCATGTGGATCCGGCGCCCCGCCTGGTCCTGA
- a CDS encoding class I SAM-dependent methyltransferase, with protein MPPEEPPAPGRHDAAEHRLGTAAVAYREVGGPEAAAANLAWWDADADDYQAEHGGFLGDADFVWCPEGVREAEARLLGDVRGKRVLEVGCGQAACSRWLTEQGAHAVATDLSAGMLRHAREGNARTGLAVPLVQANAEYLPLASGSFDAACSAFGAIPFVASVDAVFAEVHRVLRPGAPWVFSVTHPMRWIFPDDPGPLGLTVTQPYFDRTPYVEVDDEGTATYVEYHHTLGDYVRALAAAGFALDDLIEPEWPAGHTRVWGQWSPLRGKLFPGTAIFRTHRS; from the coding sequence ATGCCACCGGAGGAGCCGCCCGCGCCGGGGCGCCACGACGCGGCCGAGCACCGGCTGGGCACCGCCGCCGTCGCCTACCGCGAGGTCGGCGGCCCGGAGGCCGCGGCGGCGAACCTCGCCTGGTGGGACGCCGACGCCGACGACTACCAGGCCGAGCACGGCGGCTTCCTCGGCGACGCCGACTTCGTCTGGTGCCCGGAGGGCGTGCGGGAAGCGGAGGCGCGGCTGCTCGGCGACGTCCGCGGCAAGCGCGTCCTGGAGGTCGGCTGCGGGCAGGCCGCGTGCTCGCGCTGGCTCACGGAGCAGGGCGCGCACGCCGTGGCGACCGACCTCTCCGCCGGCATGCTGCGCCACGCCCGCGAAGGCAACGCGCGCACCGGCCTCGCCGTGCCGCTCGTGCAGGCCAACGCCGAGTACCTGCCGCTGGCGTCCGGCAGCTTCGACGCGGCCTGCTCGGCCTTCGGCGCGATCCCCTTCGTCGCTTCGGTGGACGCGGTCTTCGCCGAGGTGCACCGGGTGCTGCGGCCGGGCGCGCCCTGGGTCTTCTCGGTGACTCACCCGATGCGGTGGATCTTCCCCGACGACCCGGGCCCGCTGGGGCTCACCGTCACCCAGCCGTACTTCGACCGGACCCCGTACGTCGAGGTCGACGACGAGGGCACCGCCACCTACGTCGAGTACCACCACACCCTCGGCGACTACGTGCGGGCGCTGGCCGCGGCCGGTTTCGCGCTGGACGACCTGATCGAGCCGGAGTGGCCGGCCGGGCACACGCGGGTGTGGGGCCAGTGGAGCCCCCTGCGCGGGAAGCTCTTCCCCGGCACGGCGATCTTCCGCACGCACCGCTCGTGA
- the rpsA gene encoding 30S ribosomal protein S1, giving the protein MTTDTATAPTAPTGPQQVAINDIGSEEDFLAAIDKTIKYFNDGDIVEGTIVKVDRDEVLLDIGYKTEGVIPSRELSIKHDVDPAEVVTVGDEVEALVLQKEDKEGRLILSKKRAQYERAWGTIEELKEKDEPVKGTVIEVVKGGLILDIGLRGFLPASLVEMRRVRDLQPYVGRELEAKIIELDKNRNNVVLSRRAYLEQTQSEVRSEFLNALAKGQVRKGVVSSIVNFGAFVDLGGVDGLVHVSELSWKHIDHPSEVVEVGQEVTVEVLDVDMDRERVSLSLKATQEDPWRQFARTHAIGQIVPGKVTKLVPFGAFVRVEEGIEGLVHISELAERHVEIPEQVVQVNGDVMVKVIDIDLERRRISLSLKQANEGVTPDTEFDPTQYGMAAEYDAEGNYIYPEGFDPDTQEWQEGFDKQREEWERQYAEAHTRYEAHMKQVQKAVEADAEAAADAATGIEGGAESYTSGSAPADTKSSGGTLASDEQLAALREKLSGGA; this is encoded by the coding sequence ATGACCACCGACACCGCCACCGCCCCGACCGCCCCCACCGGGCCCCAGCAGGTCGCCATCAACGACATCGGGTCGGAGGAAGACTTCCTCGCGGCGATCGACAAGACGATCAAGTACTTCAACGATGGCGACATCGTCGAAGGCACGATCGTCAAGGTCGACCGCGACGAGGTCCTGCTCGACATCGGCTACAAGACCGAGGGTGTCATCCCCTCGCGTGAGCTCTCCATCAAGCACGATGTCGACCCGGCTGAGGTTGTCACCGTCGGCGATGAGGTCGAAGCCCTGGTCCTCCAGAAGGAGGACAAGGAAGGCCGTCTGATCCTGTCCAAGAAGCGCGCGCAGTACGAGCGCGCCTGGGGCACGATCGAGGAGCTCAAGGAGAAGGACGAGCCCGTCAAGGGCACCGTCATCGAGGTCGTCAAGGGCGGCCTCATCCTGGACATCGGCCTGCGCGGCTTCCTCCCCGCGTCCCTGGTCGAGATGCGCCGCGTGCGCGACCTGCAGCCGTACGTCGGCCGCGAGCTCGAGGCGAAGATCATCGAGCTGGACAAGAACCGCAACAACGTGGTCCTGTCCCGCCGCGCCTACCTCGAGCAGACCCAGTCCGAGGTGCGCAGCGAGTTCCTCAACGCGCTCGCCAAGGGCCAGGTCCGCAAGGGCGTCGTGTCGTCCATCGTCAACTTCGGTGCCTTCGTGGACCTGGGTGGCGTCGACGGCCTGGTGCACGTCTCCGAGCTGTCCTGGAAGCACATCGACCACCCGTCCGAGGTCGTCGAGGTCGGCCAGGAGGTCACGGTCGAGGTCCTGGACGTCGACATGGACCGCGAGCGCGTCTCGCTGTCGCTGAAGGCGACCCAGGAAGACCCGTGGCGCCAGTTCGCCCGCACCCACGCGATCGGCCAGATCGTGCCGGGCAAGGTCACCAAGCTGGTTCCGTTCGGTGCGTTCGTGCGCGTCGAAGAGGGCATCGAGGGCCTGGTCCACATCTCCGAGCTGGCCGAGCGCCACGTGGAGATCCCGGAGCAGGTCGTCCAGGTCAACGGCGACGTCATGGTCAAGGTCATCGACATCGACCTCGAGCGCCGTCGCATCTCGCTGTCGCTGAAGCAGGCGAACGAGGGTGTCACGCCGGACACCGAGTTCGACCCGACCCAGTACGGCATGGCCGCCGAGTACGACGCCGAGGGCAACTACATCTACCCCGAAGGCTTCGACCCGGACACCCAGGAGTGGCAGGAAGGCTTCGACAAGCAGCGTGAGGAGTGGGAGCGCCAGTACGCCGAGGCGCACACTCGTTACGAGGCCCACATGAAGCAGGTCCAGAAGGCCGTCGAGGCCGACGCCGAGGCCGCCGCGGACGCCGCGACCGGCATCGAGGGTGGCGCGGAAAGCTACACCTCGGGTTCGGCCCCGGCCGACACGAAGAGCAGCGGTGGCACCCTCGCCTCCGACGAGCAGCTCGCGGCGCTCCGCGAGAAGCTCTCCGGCGGTGCGTGA
- a CDS encoding TetR/AcrR family transcriptional regulator has protein sequence MATRHLSMRPADQGSRERFLDAALSVLVNRGVPGLTVRGVAEAAGASTISVYARFGGRAGLLDALYERTFDSLREMLEGLPPSSADGLADVLHLALEYRHFALESPARYALMFERPVPGFDPDPALRSAVLRTTFRMFIERVQRVCPPGADAQAAAYQLWTAMHGLVGSELMLASRTPLADWFIPPTEEANEAMYRQGVAAMMRGLGLR, from the coding sequence ATGGCCACCAGGCACTTGTCGATGCGCCCTGCCGACCAGGGCAGCCGCGAGCGCTTTCTCGACGCCGCGCTTTCCGTGCTGGTGAACCGGGGCGTCCCCGGCCTGACCGTCCGCGGCGTCGCCGAGGCGGCCGGCGCGTCGACGATTTCGGTGTACGCCCGCTTCGGCGGCCGCGCGGGCCTGCTCGACGCCCTCTACGAGCGCACGTTCGACTCGCTGCGCGAGATGCTCGAAGGCCTGCCGCCGTCGAGTGCGGACGGCCTCGCCGACGTGCTGCACCTGGCCCTCGAGTACCGGCACTTCGCCCTCGAGAGCCCTGCCCGCTACGCGCTGATGTTCGAGCGGCCGGTCCCCGGCTTCGACCCGGACCCGGCGCTGCGCTCGGCCGTGCTGCGGACGACGTTCCGGATGTTCATCGAGCGCGTCCAGCGGGTGTGCCCGCCGGGTGCGGACGCCCAAGCCGCGGCGTACCAGCTGTGGACGGCGATGCACGGGCTGGTGGGCTCGGAGCTGATGCTGGCCTCGCGGACCCCGCTGGCGGACTGGTTCATCCCGCCGACCGAAGAGGCGAACGAGGCGATGTACCGGCAGGGCGTCGCCGCGATGATGCGCGGCCTCGGCCTGCGCTGA
- a CDS encoding OsmC family protein — protein sequence MEHPEPGTVIVTATGDGTYTQQVTTATHELLVDEPAAVGGADAGPNPYELLLASLGSCTAITLRMYANRKGIPLTRATIRLRHDRIHAEDCEKCETERGMLSRITREISLEGELDDDQRAKLMAIADKCPVHRTLSSEIAIETHETAH from the coding sequence ATGGAGCACCCCGAGCCCGGCACGGTGATCGTCACCGCGACCGGCGACGGCACGTACACGCAGCAGGTGACGACGGCGACGCACGAGCTGCTCGTCGACGAGCCGGCCGCGGTCGGGGGCGCCGACGCGGGCCCGAACCCGTACGAGCTGCTGCTGGCCTCACTGGGTTCGTGCACGGCGATCACGCTGCGCATGTACGCGAACCGCAAGGGCATCCCCCTGACCCGCGCGACGATCCGCCTGCGCCACGACCGCATCCACGCGGAGGACTGCGAGAAGTGCGAGACGGAGCGCGGCATGCTGAGCCGGATCACGCGGGAGATCTCGCTCGAGGGGGAGCTGGACGACGACCAGCGCGCGAAGCTGATGGCGATCGCGGACAAGTGCCCGGTGCACCGGACGTTGTCGTCGGAGATCGCGATCGAGACCCACGAGACGGCCCACTGA